The region GATCTTGGTGAGACCCGGCCAGACTTTGTCGACGACGGCGCCGCGCTGCGGGGTGTCCCACGCGTCGGCGAGCTCGTTGAGTCCGGCGAGCAGTTCGGGCTGCTCCTGGCCGAGCTGCTCGAGCAGCACGTCGGCGCGGGAGATGAACATGCCCGCGTTCCACAGGTAGTTGCCGTCTTTGAGGTAGCCCTTCGCGGTCGCGAGGTCGGGCTTCTCGACGAACTTGTCGACGTAGAGCGCGCTGGGAGCCCCGGGGATCTCCAGGGCCTTGCCGCAGTGGATGTAGCCGAAGCCGATGGCGGGTTCGGTGGGGTTCATGCCGATGGTCGCGATGTAGCCGGCGTCGGCGAGAGCCACGGCCTCCACGACCGAGCGGCGAAAGCCGCGCTGGTCTTTGATCACGTTGTCGGCGGCGAACGAGCCGATGATCACGTCGGGTTCGCGGCGCACGAGGATCGCCGCGGCGAGACCGATGGCGGCCGACGACTCTTTGGGCTCGCTCTCGAGCACGACGTTCTTGTCGGCGAGTTCGGGCAGCTGCTGCTCGACGGCGGCGCGGTGGGCGCGG is a window of Conyzicola nivalis DNA encoding:
- a CDS encoding mannose-1-phosphate guanylyltransferase; translated protein: MSANTKPLERFYSVIPAGGIGSRLWPLSRADAPKFLHDLTGSGQTLLRDTWDRLVPLSGEQRVMVVTGRAHRAAVEQQLPELADKNVVLESEPKESSAAIGLAAAILVRREPDVIIGSFAADNVIKDQRGFRRSVVEAVALADAGYIATIGMNPTEPAIGFGYIHCGKALEIPGAPSALYVDKFVEKPDLATAKGYLKDGNYLWNAGMFISRADVLLEQLGQEQPELLAGLNELADAWDTPQRGAVVDKVWPGLTKIAIDYTVAEPAAASGRLAVVPGDFDWDDVGDFAAIGKLHSGGRKKDLAILGENARVLADSSSGVVISQTGRLISLIGVNDIVVVDTSDALLVTTTANAQRVKSVVDALKLSGRNDVL